The nucleotide sequence GTGGATGGGCCGCCTGTTCGGACTTGGCGCGGCGGCAACGAAGGAGTGGGAACACGTGACGGAACTGGACAGCTCGGAAGCGTTGGCTTCCTGCCTGGCCCGTAGCGAATCGGGGCCGGTCTTTATATTTAAGCACAGCACCCGTTGCCCGATTTCGTCGCGGGCCCATTCCGAGGTTGGGCGCTATATCGACGGGGCGGGGGAATCGGGGTTACCGGTATACCTCAACTACGTGGTGGAGTCGCGCCCGGTGTCGAACGAGATCGAGCGGAGTCTGGGGGTGCGGCACGAGTCTCCCCAGTTGTTGCTGGTGCGTGGAGGGCAGGTGATCTGGCACACCTCTCACGGCGGGATACGTTCGGAGGCGATGGTCGAGGCGGCGGAGCGCCTTGAAAAGGGTGAATGAATTTTTAGTGTTGACACAGTGACAGATTTGTGGCATTCTTTGTTTGGCTGCTGTGGTTACAGCGAGGCCATCCTCAACGGATGGGACGAAACTGTATTATCTATACATCTGACGTGTGGCGTCACCCAATTTATTCGTTTTTTATATCCCCTCGTCCCAACGTTGGGGCTTTTTTTTTGTCAGGCGATCAAAACTGTTTAATCGCCCCCTCTGATCTGATATAACACTATAGCCAACCTGTCCCGTGCAAGTTTCGTCGTGTGGGTGTCCGTTTCACTCGTCGCCGTTGATATTCCACGGGAGCGCGACAAGGAGGTTATCATG is from Candidatus Hydrogenedentota bacterium and encodes:
- the ytxJ gene encoding bacillithiol system redox-active protein YtxJ, with protein sequence MGRLFGLGAAATKEWEHVTELDSSEALASCLARSESGPVFIFKHSTRCPISSRAHSEVGRYIDGAGESGLPVYLNYVVESRPVSNEIERSLGVRHESPQLLLVRGGQVIWHTSHGGIRSEAMVEAAERLEKGE